In the genome of Candidatus Omnitrophota bacterium, one region contains:
- a CDS encoding nucleotidyl transferase AbiEii/AbiGii toxin family protein, whose product MDSQIRDFQKSILKAFSTCAGCFALAGGTALELFYLKHRFSFDLDLFSVKFSEKEIRDIISVFKKQTGVKVKLVSEMVLPFSARVKFFSLSGGAGKKALKIDFVEEVLLKKPKILHFDGIPVYSAEDIYYQKIASIAGTGFVQDQLGREISTGRNQARDAFDVYYLSNEVTPLHVFLKKMPANFQRGMVSWYQSFSRGDLKISLLDLDIYDKKFDSRDMISHLDSEIKKFIKEAME is encoded by the coding sequence ATGGATAGTCAAATACGGGATTTTCAGAAAAGCATATTAAAAGCATTCTCAACCTGCGCGGGCTGTTTTGCTCTTGCCGGTGGGACGGCATTGGAATTATTTTATCTTAAGCACCGTTTTTCTTTTGACCTTGATTTATTCTCCGTAAAATTTAGCGAAAAGGAAATCCGGGACATAATTTCTGTTTTTAAGAAGCAAACAGGGGTAAAGGTCAAGTTAGTTTCGGAAATGGTTTTACCGTTTAGTGCCAGAGTTAAGTTTTTTTCTCTTTCTGGCGGCGCTGGCAAAAAAGCGTTAAAGATTGATTTTGTTGAAGAGGTTCTCTTAAAGAAACCAAAAATATTGCATTTTGACGGGATACCTGTTTATTCGGCAGAAGATATATATTATCAGAAGATCGCTTCTATCGCGGGAACAGGTTTTGTCCAAGATCAATTAGGCAGAGAAATTTCTACCGGCAGGAATCAGGCTCGGGATGCTTTTGACGTATATTATCTGTCAAACGAAGTTACGCCGCTTCATGTATTCTTAAAGAAAATGCCTGCTAATTTTCAACGGGGCATGGTTAGCTGGTATCAGTCGTTTTCCCGGGGAGACCTTAAAATATCTCTTTTGGATTTAGACATCTATGATAAGAAATTTGACAGCCGTGACATGATATCGCATCTGGACAGTGAAATTAAGAAATTTATCAAAGAGGCCATGGAATGA
- a CDS encoding permease yields MLQSLIDRLTYSVLRLPPEALWAQAVNFFLYDSLKIIFLLFAMISVIGVLRTYIAQNTIKQWLAKRGLFGYFFSALFGAVTPFCSCSSIPIFISFIKAGIPLGITFSFLVTSPIINEYLVVLMLGFFGWKIALAYVLSGLVIGIVSGYVLGKMKLERHLEKDFSSQEDIKQDKISYSSFKSRLDFGLSEAFSITRKIWFWVLIGVGIGALIHNYIPKENIEHVIGKTGLFSVPIATLIGVPLYGSCAAIVPVAVALFEKGFPLGTVLSFMMAVSALSFPEAVMLRRAMRLELIAIFFAVTALAIILTGYLFNFLQNFLL; encoded by the coding sequence GTGCTGCAATCCTTAATAGACAGGCTGACCTATTCAGTTTTACGCCTGCCTCCTGAAGCTCTATGGGCGCAAGCAGTAAATTTCTTTCTCTATGATTCGCTGAAGATAATATTTCTTCTTTTTGCCATGATCAGCGTAATCGGAGTCTTGCGCACTTACATCGCGCAAAATACGATTAAACAATGGCTGGCTAAAAGAGGGCTTTTCGGGTATTTCTTTTCCGCTTTATTCGGGGCGGTTACTCCATTTTGCTCTTGTTCGTCAATCCCCATATTTATAAGCTTTATTAAGGCAGGCATTCCGTTGGGGATCACTTTTTCCTTTCTTGTTACTTCGCCCATAATCAATGAATACCTTGTAGTTTTAATGCTTGGATTCTTTGGTTGGAAGATCGCCTTAGCTTATGTTTTAAGCGGCTTGGTTATTGGAATTGTATCTGGTTATGTTCTGGGAAAGATGAAACTGGAGCGCCATTTAGAAAAAGATTTTTCAAGCCAGGAGGATATTAAGCAGGATAAGATTTCTTATTCTAGTTTTAAAAGCCGTCTGGATTTTGGCCTAAGTGAAGCGTTTTCCATTACCAGGAAAATCTGGTTTTGGGTATTGATCGGGGTAGGCATTGGCGCTTTGATACACAATTATATTCCCAAAGAAAATATAGAGCATGTTATCGGGAAGACCGGCTTATTTTCGGTTCCGATAGCTACCTTGATCGGGGTGCCTCTTTATGGCAGCTGCGCCGCGATTGTGCCTGTGGCAGTGGCTTTATTTGAGAAAGGGTTTCCTCTGGGTACCGTGCTTTCTTTTATGATGGCAGTATCCGCGTTAAGCTTTCCTGAAGCTGTAATGTTAAGGCGCGCCATGCGTTTAGAGCTTATCGCTATATTTTTTGCCGTTACCGCCTTGGCAATTATTCTTACCGGATATTTATTCAATTTTCTGCAGAATTTCCTATTATAA
- a CDS encoding type II toxin-antitoxin system RelE/ParE family toxin, whose protein sequence is MGRYKVEIKKSAAIESLSENPRPYDCKKLSAGEKYRVRCGNYRILYSIEDKILIVYIVKVWHRRDVYRAN, encoded by the coding sequence ATGGGAAGATATAAGGTAGAGATTAAAAAATCCGCGGCTATTGAGTCTCTTTCCGAAAACCCTCGCCCGTACGATTGCAAGAAATTATCCGCTGGGGAAAAATATCGTGTCCGCTGTGGGAATTACCGCATTCTCTATTCTATTGAGGATAAAATCTTGATTGTTTATATCGTTAAGGTGTGGCATCGCAGAGATGTCTATAGGGCTAACTAA
- a CDS encoding CopG family transcriptional regulator, whose product MNMLTKRSTIYFDPAIHRVLKFMAIETDQSISDIVNAAIRHELAEDQEDLAVFAKRAKEPTISYEALLKKLKADGKI is encoded by the coding sequence ATGAATATGTTAACAAAACGTTCTACCATATATTTTGACCCGGCAATCCACAGAGTGCTTAAGTTTATGGCCATTGAAACCGACCAGTCTATTTCCGATATTGTTAATGCGGCTATCCGCCATGAACTAGCAGAAGACCAGGAAGATTTGGCTGTATTTGCCAAAAGGGCCAAAGAACCAACCATATCTTACGAAGCACTCTTGAAGAAACTAAAAGCCGATGGGAAGATATAA
- a CDS encoding type II toxin-antitoxin system RelE/ParE family toxin yields MYKIEFSHSASKQLEKIYTIDKKLYSRLITAIEGLKINPLQGKSLKGRLFGAYSLRIGDYRVIYMIQKNKPVIYIIDLGHRKEIYR; encoded by the coding sequence ATGTATAAAATCGAATTTTCTCATAGCGCATCCAAACAGCTTGAGAAGATTTATACAATTGATAAAAAACTCTATTCCCGCTTGATAACCGCAATAGAAGGCCTCAAAATAAATCCCTTGCAGGGGAAAAGCTTAAAAGGAAGGCTTTTTGGCGCATATTCACTTCGCATAGGAGATTATAGGGTTATTTATATGATTCAGAAAAACAAGCCGGTAATCTACATTATTGACTTGGGCCATAGAAAGGAAATTTATAGATAG
- a CDS encoding type II toxin-antitoxin system Phd/YefM family antitoxin yields the protein MVNTISLKKLRPELPAVIKNIDSRLDRYVVIKRGRPVAVMINPDDFEGLLETIEILSDKDAVKRIRKAKKEIAAGKTISMEQLRRKLEKKANV from the coding sequence ATGGTAAATACGATCAGTTTAAAGAAGCTGCGGCCGGAGTTACCGGCGGTTATCAAGAATATTGACTCCAGACTAGACCGCTATGTTGTGATTAAAAGAGGAAGGCCAGTCGCGGTAATGATAAACCCGGATGATTTCGAAGGTTTACTTGAAACAATTGAAATCCTTTCTGATAAAGATGCGGTAAAACGGATCCGAAAAGCAAAAAAGGAAATAGCCGCGGGTAAAACTATATCAATGGAGCAGTTGCGCCGCAAATTAGAGAAGAAGGCAAATGTATAA
- a CDS encoding FG-GAP-like repeat-containing protein yields the protein MLKRILSLTLIFLHLATFGPGREALAFISQSASYKLTSGIAQGGQAQSSISTKLPLATIGEPILGKSTSANFTLTSGFVATLQSNPPVLTQKIPFQTWQKNTKKESAFDLDNYFSSPDGSSLTYTVSGNSNIKISIDPATHIVSFEQPEGYIGFEKVYFTATDSEYNSTKSNKVALRVEDPIGPDKPAIIDMAVTPSIIKEGGTITLFVTAQDPDAGNLVFTYNNFFTETRRWQENGFWYSEATWQTGANSNGHYLVKVTVTDPTGLSDTDEITINIGNSNNPPVISPIADITVNEGQTAVINPQATDADSDPIVFYFSSPFNTQGYWLTDYKSSGTYNIIVTASDGIDTTSTTCKVTINNINGPPEVKLELSKYTVSPNEQFDINITASDPDNDTLTYIIKKDTTELESGNITNTHTANTSFTNIGDHKITVIVTDINGLSTTKEQGVDVVDPNADRNAINPIMGDFNGDALTDLGLHNSDSGTWEICLSDKGIFRNAVDWTTGFGNSRDWWPIGGDFNADGKSDIGVYNNATGELKIAYSTGSSFTTGTTVLTVPFASYSWQPVTSNFNADKYTDFALYNKDTGEIKVALGSATGFGEFATWATLGTGYTATSGDFNGDGLSDILLLKKQGGEVRVAFSNTSAFVDETNWASGFASEQDIIPADFNNDGLTDLGYWDKSGNWYYALSTGNKFIPQADKWLESFGSSNDESATVGDFNGDGVTDAACFDRDDQGINRWNTKLSTNKPADLLTDIDNGIGGKTKIVYTYAATGDNPVLPFPVYVANSVSSINTIGLSPATYTQNFIFSGGYYDALEREFRGFAKVTVKDPITKNYSETYFYQGKTPEQDGALKGQIEKIISYDGNNCKISESINTYEVKKSGSSTNLLGFPYVKEQNTTVWEENTTSLSTKQTFDYDNIGNVITTQEYGDLDKTGDEKSILTNYAQAYTVGTNGQGFNRPTETILKDKDLITVSRKTFEYDIKGNLFKEILYITNPITSTQTTASTTYFYDMFGNLTTTTNAKGNSVITEYETEFYTYPSKVSNALDQSIEYTYDTRFGAVKTVKDTNGVVTRTSYDSLGRVEYVKNAKDEITTSYSYPDFNTKITTKPGGFYSKEYIDGLGRKYKTVSQGEDGTGPREVTSEVYFNNRGLNEKESLAHYIDESEDNISYIVYEYDIRGRVKKTISDFPGTLKDAEASVSYITPVYTETTDPRGKRKGTLKDINGNPIEITEFTSDGIFKTKYDYDIQNNLIKTTDHYGNITQIFYDSSGKKLKMIDPDMGTWSYEYDELGNLVKQTDAKNQVITFEYDVLNRLVNKQMSDVGGQKSEVSYIYDDTSKPNCIGRLSKVNDGYSKTEFFYDILGRETKSTKTINDTDSFSYTVEREYDILDRLTKLTYPDGEVVNYAYDTNSGLLEKVYNNTNTYVKDITYNAKGQIKNISYGNNTKTEYTYGQDLRLSRIQTTEVRGQTNLQDLNYDFDSNGNITTLTDNLTSNIRQYDYDDLDRLIQARNTPSPQGGYTDFYFRYDAIGNMTYKSDIGEMRYESSRPHAVTSANGYSYDYDANGNMISHKGRRLIYDLENRLTHVVNGPWTEDYMYDGDGGRVRKSTYDNTGKADLTTYIGSLYEVRSTTDSPKAIVKHIFAGANRVCTVTKNEGGGTKDVSFYHSDHLGSSNVITDANGNLAEHYEYMPYGQVASSIVSRPSSLVTHKFTGKELDASGLYFYGARYYDPEIGRFITTDTIVQAPYDPQSLNRYSYCRNNPLNYVDPTGHSWFSKFWKAIFQPVISFIAAVVTVFFMPSFAPLIAQYGFMNVAGTVGASAAGASGILGTGEGRKFTKWLGKEVFDDILGMPPGVANFFSSLVSHTVLASGIFMGLSSITMPANTSGPNYTKPENQGGEFADLGKDIKLGRGGSSANYLKSTVEDGSSLTAKFDYTQQGLVASDIAFKGTPGVEQVMSALNIRHTAALVNFNGKLWDSAVNTSLISPLKGAIYAMPWTATCHQATFNSLMAGGMSAAGAFGATLSQGTSSYVISTSIYGINGGFGMSGIANAEVDKK from the coding sequence ATGCTTAAAAGAATCCTCTCGCTAACTCTAATTTTTCTTCACCTAGCCACCTTTGGCCCGGGAAGAGAGGCGCTGGCATTTATCTCGCAAAGCGCAAGCTACAAACTTACCTCTGGCATTGCTCAAGGAGGGCAAGCGCAATCTTCAATATCTACCAAGCTTCCCTTGGCAACTATCGGCGAGCCAATCTTAGGCAAATCAACAAGCGCCAACTTCACTCTAACAAGCGGTTTTGTGGCTACCTTGCAATCCAATCCGCCTGTCTTAACCCAAAAAATCCCATTTCAAACCTGGCAGAAAAACACCAAAAAAGAATCTGCATTTGATCTAGACAATTATTTCTCCAGTCCTGACGGCAGCAGCTTAACCTATACCGTCTCTGGAAACTCTAATATAAAAATCTCCATAGACCCTGCAACCCACATAGTAAGTTTTGAACAGCCCGAAGGCTACATCGGTTTTGAGAAAGTCTATTTCACTGCCACTGACAGCGAATACAATTCTACCAAAAGCAACAAGGTTGCTCTTCGCGTAGAAGACCCAATTGGCCCAGACAAACCTGCCATCATTGATATGGCAGTTACTCCCTCAATAATCAAAGAAGGCGGCACCATTACGCTTTTTGTTACTGCCCAAGACCCTGACGCAGGGAATTTGGTTTTTACCTACAACAACTTCTTCACCGAAACCCGCCGCTGGCAGGAAAACGGGTTTTGGTATTCTGAAGCCACCTGGCAAACAGGAGCTAATTCCAATGGCCACTATTTAGTAAAGGTAACCGTAACTGATCCCACGGGCCTATCTGACACAGATGAAATAACCATCAACATCGGAAACTCCAATAATCCGCCGGTAATTTCACCAATAGCTGATATTACCGTAAACGAAGGCCAAACCGCGGTAATTAACCCGCAAGCCACAGATGCTGACAGCGACCCAATAGTCTTTTATTTTTCCTCGCCCTTTAACACTCAAGGTTATTGGTTAACAGATTATAAAAGTTCTGGCACATACAATATCATCGTCACTGCTTCAGACGGAATTGACACTACAAGCACCACTTGCAAAGTAACCATCAACAACATAAACGGCCCGCCAGAAGTAAAATTAGAATTGTCCAAATACACAGTAAGCCCTAATGAGCAGTTTGACATAAATATTACCGCCTCTGACCCGGACAATGACACGCTTACCTATATAATCAAAAAAGATACTACAGAACTTGAATCCGGAAATATCACCAATACCCATACTGCCAATACCTCATTTACCAATATCGGCGACCACAAAATAACTGTTATTGTCACTGACATAAACGGCCTATCTACAACCAAAGAGCAAGGTGTAGATGTTGTTGATCCTAATGCCGACAGAAACGCGATTAACCCGATCATGGGAGATTTTAACGGCGATGCCTTAACTGATTTGGGCCTTCATAATTCCGACAGCGGCACTTGGGAAATCTGCCTGTCCGATAAAGGAATTTTTAGAAACGCGGTGGATTGGACAACTGGTTTTGGTAATTCCCGCGACTGGTGGCCCATAGGCGGGGATTTTAATGCTGATGGCAAATCAGATATCGGTGTTTACAATAATGCTACCGGTGAATTAAAAATCGCCTATTCCACAGGCTCAAGCTTTACAACCGGCACAACAGTATTAACTGTGCCTTTCGCTAGCTACTCCTGGCAGCCGGTAACCTCAAACTTTAATGCTGACAAATACACTGATTTTGCCCTCTATAACAAAGACACAGGCGAAATAAAAGTTGCCTTAGGAAGCGCAACTGGCTTTGGAGAATTTGCTACTTGGGCTACTCTTGGCACTGGTTACACTGCCACATCCGGTGACTTCAATGGCGACGGCCTAAGTGATATCTTATTACTCAAGAAACAAGGCGGGGAAGTCCGGGTTGCCTTTTCTAATACCAGCGCCTTTGTAGATGAAACTAACTGGGCGTCTGGTTTTGCCTCAGAGCAAGATATCATTCCAGCTGATTTTAATAATGACGGCCTAACTGATCTTGGCTATTGGGACAAATCCGGTAACTGGTATTACGCTCTCTCAACTGGCAACAAATTCATCCCTCAGGCTGATAAATGGCTGGAATCTTTCGGCTCTTCCAATGATGAATCCGCCACCGTTGGGGATTTTAACGGCGATGGAGTAACTGACGCCGCCTGCTTTGACCGAGATGATCAAGGTATTAACCGCTGGAACACTAAACTATCTACCAACAAGCCAGCAGATCTTTTAACCGACATTGATAACGGTATTGGCGGAAAGACCAAAATCGTGTATACCTACGCCGCAACCGGGGACAATCCGGTTCTGCCATTTCCGGTCTATGTGGCAAATTCCGTATCTTCCATAAATACTATTGGCCTGTCACCTGCAACCTATACTCAAAACTTCATCTTTTCCGGAGGTTATTACGACGCCTTAGAGCGCGAATTCCGCGGCTTTGCCAAAGTTACAGTTAAAGACCCCATAACTAAGAATTATAGCGAAACTTACTTTTATCAAGGAAAAACCCCAGAGCAGGACGGTGCTTTAAAGGGCCAGATAGAAAAAATCATCTCTTATGATGGAAACAATTGCAAAATAAGCGAAAGCATCAATACCTATGAAGTAAAAAAATCCGGCTCATCCACTAATCTCTTAGGCTTTCCCTATGTTAAAGAACAAAATACTACTGTCTGGGAAGAAAATACTACCAGCCTCTCTACAAAGCAAACCTTTGATTATGACAATATTGGAAATGTTATTACGACTCAAGAATACGGCGACTTAGATAAAACTGGCGATGAAAAATCTATTCTTACAAATTACGCCCAAGCCTACACAGTTGGCACTAACGGACAGGGTTTTAACCGACCTACAGAAACTATTCTCAAAGATAAAGATTTAATTACTGTTTCCCGGAAAACTTTTGAATATGACATTAAGGGAAATCTATTTAAAGAAATATTATACATCACTAATCCTATCACAAGCACGCAAACTACAGCTTCCACAACATATTTCTATGATATGTTCGGTAATCTTACTACTACAACCAACGCCAAAGGAAATAGTGTTATTACCGAGTATGAAACCGAATTCTACACTTACCCCAGCAAAGTTAGCAATGCTTTGGATCAAAGTATTGAATATACCTACGACACGCGTTTTGGCGCGGTAAAGACTGTCAAAGACACAAATGGCGTTGTTACCCGGACTTCTTATGATTCCTTGGGAAGAGTAGAATACGTTAAAAACGCTAAAGATGAAATAACTACTAGTTACAGTTATCCAGATTTCAATACCAAGATAACTACCAAGCCCGGCGGATTCTACAGCAAGGAATATATTGACGGTTTAGGCAGAAAATACAAGACTGTTTCACAAGGTGAGGATGGAACAGGCCCAAGAGAAGTAACTAGCGAAGTATATTTTAACAATAGAGGCCTAAACGAAAAGGAATCCTTAGCCCATTACATAGATGAATCCGAAGATAATATTTCTTACATTGTCTATGAATACGATATCCGCGGCAGAGTTAAGAAAACCATATCTGACTTCCCGGGTACCCTAAAGGACGCCGAAGCTAGTGTTAGTTATATTACACCTGTTTACACCGAAACTACTGACCCGCGCGGCAAACGAAAAGGAACCCTCAAAGATATTAACGGTAATCCCATTGAAATTACAGAATTTACTTCCGATGGAATATTTAAAACCAAATACGACTACGATATCCAGAATAACCTTATCAAGACTACTGACCACTACGGAAATATTACCCAGATATTCTATGACTCTTCCGGAAAAAAACTAAAGATGATTGACCCGGATATGGGAACATGGAGTTATGAATATGATGAACTAGGTAACCTTGTCAAACAAACTGATGCCAAAAACCAAGTAATAACTTTTGAATATGATGTTCTTAATAGATTAGTAAACAAGCAGATGTCAGATGTCGGAGGACAGAAGTCAGAAGTTAGCTATATATATGATGATACCTCAAAACCAAATTGCATAGGAAGACTCTCCAAAGTAAATGATGGATACTCTAAAACTGAATTTTTCTATGACATCTTAGGAAGAGAAACCAAATCCACTAAGACCATCAATGACACCGACAGCTTCTCTTATACAGTAGAGCGCGAATACGACATCTTAGACCGCTTAACCAAGCTTACCTATCCTGATGGTGAGGTGGTTAACTATGCCTATGATACAAATTCAGGGCTTTTGGAAAAAGTTTATAATAATACCAACACTTATGTCAAAGATATAACCTACAATGCCAAAGGACAAATTAAAAATATTTCTTACGGAAATAATACCAAAACCGAATATACCTACGGGCAAGATTTACGGCTATCCAGAATCCAGACGACAGAAGTCAGAGGACAGACAAATCTACAAGACCTAAACTACGACTTTGATTCAAACGGTAACATTACTACCTTAACTGATAACCTTACCTCAAATATAAGGCAATATGATTATGATGATTTGGACAGATTAATCCAAGCCCGCAATACCCCAAGCCCACAAGGCGGATACACTGATTTTTATTTCCGCTATGATGCAATCGGAAATATGACCTATAAGTCAGACATAGGTGAAATGCGCTATGAAAGCTCACGGCCGCACGCAGTTACTTCTGCCAACGGCTATTCCTATGATTACGATGCCAATGGCAACATGATCTCTCATAAAGGAAGAAGATTAATCTACGATCTGGAAAATCGCCTCACCCATGTAGTAAATGGCCCCTGGACCGAAGATTACATGTATGACGGCGATGGAGGAAGAGTTCGTAAGTCAACTTATGACAATACCGGAAAAGCAGACCTCACAACTTATATCGGCTCATTGTATGAAGTGCGCTCCACAACCGATAGTCCAAAAGCAATAGTTAAGCATATCTTTGCTGGAGCTAATCGTGTATGCACGGTTACGAAGAATGAGGGAGGAGGGACGAAAGACGTATCCTTCTATCATTCTGACCATTTAGGAAGCTCTAATGTAATTACTGATGCAAATGGGAATTTGGCTGAACATTATGAATACATGCCCTATGGACAAGTTGCTTCGTCCATCGTCTCTCGTCCTTCATCTCTGGTAACCCATAAGTTCACCGGCAAGGAACTGGACGCAAGCGGACTCTACTTCTACGGCGCACGGTATTATGATCCAGAGATCGGCCGCTTCATCACCACCGACACCATCGTCCAAGCTCCCTACGACCCCCAATCGTTGAACAGATACAGCTATTGCAGGAATAATCCGCTGAATTATGTGGATCCTACCGGACATAGCTGGTTTAGTAAGTTCTGGAAGGCAATATTTCAGCCAGTAATTAGTTTTATAGCTGCAGTGGTTACTGTCTTCTTCATGCCGTCTTTTGCTCCATTAATCGCGCAATATGGCTTTATGAACGTAGCAGGCACTGTTGGAGCTTCGGCAGCCGGGGCTTCAGGGATATTAGGCACCGGAGAGGGTAGGAAATTTACTAAATGGCTTGGGAAAGAAGTCTTTGATGATATTTTGGGAATGCCGCCGGGAGTTGCGAACTTCTTTTCGTCATTAGTGTCACATACCGTTCTTGCTTCTGGTATTTTTATGGGATTGTCTTCCATAACGATGCCTGCTAATACTAGCGGCCCCAATTATACTAAGCCAGAAAATCAAGGCGGTGAATTTGCTGACCTTGGAAAAGATATTAAATTAGGAAGAGGAGGTTCTTCTGCGAATTATCTTAAATCGACTGTTGAAGATGGCTCAAGTTTAACGGCAAAATTTGATTACACACAACAAGGTCTCGTTGCTTCTGATATAGCTTTTAAAGGCACGCCAGGCGTAGAACAAGTAATGTCAGCATTGAATATAAGACACACCGCAGCTTTAGTAAATTTTAATGGTAAGCTATGGGATTCAGCAGTTAATACTTCGTTAATATCACCGTTAAAGGGAGCAATTTATGCTATGCCTTGGACTGCAACTTGTCATCAGGCTACATTCAATAGCTTGATGGCAGGGGGCATGAGCGCAGCAGGCGCATTTGGTGCGACTTTATCCCAAGGAACCTCTTCTTATGTTATTTCAACTTCTATATACGGTATTAATGGTGGATTTGGAATGTCTGGAATCGCCAATGCAGAGGTAGATAAAAAATGA
- a CDS encoding four helix bundle protein, with protein MDNQGIKKALDLKVYQMSYKLAMEIFELTKKFRKEETYSLTDQIRRSSRSVAINIREGFAKRRYEQLFIRHLNDALGSSEETRGWLDFSLDCQYISKEDHDNLNIQYDQLNAMLYKLMTNWKTKEVLNEN; from the coding sequence ATGGATAATCAAGGGATTAAAAAGGCACTGGATTTAAAGGTTTACCAAATGTCTTACAAATTGGCCATGGAAATATTTGAATTAACCAAGAAATTTCGTAAGGAAGAAACTTATTCATTGACTGATCAGATACGAAGATCTTCTCGATCGGTGGCTATAAATATTAGAGAAGGATTTGCCAAAAGAAGGTACGAACAATTGTTTATTAGGCACCTCAATGACGCACTTGGATCAAGCGAAGAAACGCGAGGCTGGTTAGATTTTTCTTTAGATTGCCAGTATATTTCAAAAGAAGATCACGATAATTTGAATATTCAGTATGACCAGCTCAACGCTATGTTGTATAAATTAATGACTAATTGGAAAACTAAGGAGGTCTTAAATGAAAATTAG